The Gossypium hirsutum isolate 1008001.06 chromosome A13, Gossypium_hirsutum_v2.1, whole genome shotgun sequence nucleotide sequence TTCAAGAACTTTTTCGAATTGGGGGGAAGGTGTTTTTGATTGTGGCCTTTCTTTAAATTGGGTTTTTTGTAGGCTTATATTCAAGTTAGACCCTTCCACCTATAATTAATTGGTTTAAGGTTACATTGTCATTGTGCACTGATATTTTGTCATGGAAAATAGTGCATCCTAACTCAAATCTTCATTACAGGACTGGACTGGTTTGAACTTTCAAGAAGTAATGGATGAAGCAGAAAAAATTCGAGTAACGGTATGTGGCATATTTTATGTTGCATTCTTCCTAAATGAGCCATTGTCTGGTCGTACACTTTACAGCCCCATCTCCATGAGTATGCTTACAGGTGCATACTTTGGCTTTCTATTCCAGTATTTTGGATTCTCTGGCGGTTGAATTGAAAGCATCGAAGGACTTCTCTAAGTTATATGCAAGCATTGCAATACTCTGGCTTCATCTAAGCTTGAACCAACCCTCTGTTGtatattgtttcttcttctttttgatctttttcctttgattaatgagaggtgatgatgatttggcattcttttcTCACGaggatgaattttgttttagaaatAGTAATACTTTGTGTGgtttttttatgtataaaattacatattgaatcaatctttatgtattaaatttaaattcattaatttttatatttagttttaaagttcaaattttaatagaaaatttaatttaattaatattttttatttatcttaaaagtatatagtttcaagttcaaatttcaaaaattaaagaaaatataatatttattattgaaataaataataactaatatttaattaaaataacttttttaaaggTCTTGATCTTTAGCGTTGTTTGTgagaaaagcgtcgctaaaggtctactctatagcggcgtttgtgagaaagCGCCGTTAAAGGTCATGATTTTTAGCGACATTTGTAGggaaagtgccgctaaagatcatggtTTTTAGCAGCATTtgggggaaagcgccgctaaaagttatGATTTTTAGCTGTGTTTGTAgggaaagcgccactaaaggtcataTTCTTTAGCGGAATTTCTTTCATAAACGCCACAAAATGTTAGTGGTATTGTCTTTAGGGGCTAAAAGCTCCGCAAATAGTTTTAAGCGCCACTATAGGCCTAAAAAAAAGCCGCTAAAAGTCAATTTTGCTGCAGTGACATAAGTTTTTGCACTTGAGTGAAAATGTACTAAGTTTAAATATGTCTTCTTGGCTTTGGAAGTGATTAATAATATGTTAGTGACTATATGAGTATTCGGTCAAATTGGAGGTATGGGTGTAAAATGTCATAttataattttgagtttatttaaacagtattgatatatgtatgcttgactatattatatatgataattTGGCCCAAAAGTTAAATGATATTTGGTTGCTTAATTTAGATGAGAATTCgttcaaggtaaaaaaaaaatgatgcatggaaatatattattttatctcttTTGTAAGTTTAAGATAAGCATTAGTAATGATAACATTATTTGGTTTAGCTTAAAATAGTTTGAGTATATTACTGAgtggtttatttgcttatgatttactaagctataaaaagcttactctgtaagtatatgtgtttttattttattgattttgaattCAAGTTGTAAGCTCGGGATTGTcaacaaagtctatcacactatctacagcttcaatgattaaataattgaaattgaattatggcACGTATAGGCTAGAATGTGTTTTGGGAAGTAGAACTTTGGTTTGTATAATCTAAGCCATGCGGAAATGGCTAATCTTTTATATTGAATTCGGTTATGCGTGGGTTGTGGCTTGAGTTTGTTTTGGCTATAATATTAAGTGCTATAAAGGAATGATGTTTATGATAGATCTTATATGTTTCGAAAATGGTTATAGAGTTGGAAAAATAAATGGCCGAATCCGCTGAGATACACTTAAGGTAAGGTATATTCGAATGTAGTGGTGGTATTTGGATAatgaattatttatgattttgcatTACAGGTTGTTGGCTGAGTTCAAACATAATAATAGCTTGATAAAATATGGATTTTACATGGCGTGTAATATTcaagtttgattatatatttatttatggtCAATgtcttatttactttttttttttatgatgcataaattgaattattagttGGTCAGGAATCTGTGCAATAATGtatattaaatttgttggtaAGATAAACAATATGAAAGTTGATGGTGACTAAATTATGATTTGGCAAATGTTTATATCTAATGTTAATGCATTGGATGAATGGACCTAGTAGTTAACTCACCTGAATGTATATGTGTAATAGATAGATTATATATAAGATTAATTCCATTTTTAGGCAAATTTTAGATGATTGAGTGGGTGATAAATAGATTTGTGGTAACCGAAATTTTGGCATGTGAAATGTGTATAATTTAAATCTTTACTCGTGAGTTAAATGTTTAACCATAAATAATGCTTGAGAATGATTTTAGTTCGTGAGTCAAGTTTAGTAAATTTATTATTGACGGTCGATTATAATTCTTGTTTAAATGGTTAAAATGTATATAACATTTATTTGTTTACTGAAACATATTTGATTACTTGTGAGAATATGGTTACCGTGTATGCTGAATAATAAAATGCCAAAAGTTagattatatttcatttattttatacatattttgtaaTATATCTTAAAATACTTGATGTCTGTTAGATATCCAAATTTTAATTCgtatttgtatattatgaaatgataaaatttcgattaatatttaattggacattcgtatatacatttaaatatgaaatgtgtgaatatTCAGAGTTGTGCTTTTgtcggtaatgtctcgtaacccatttctggcgacggatacgggttaggggtgttatattttattggtatcagagctacagtttagtcagttctaggactacgtagcgtatgtgagattagctatacatgccataattatatactgtgatagtgtgatgacttctgacatttgaaatgtgttttcatatagtaaatggatcctgacagagctgtagctgatgatgtcgaaagtgtagcgcctgctcctgtGCAAGGGACAGCGCAAGTTGATTCTCAACCGACTTTGACTAATCCGAAAAgtggggctaaacaagccttctatcaaatgatgaatgactagtTCACTCAATATATCTGGACTAACCCGGCTGGACAACAACCTCCACCTCGACCAATCCATCTTTCGTGCCtgttgtacctcaagtaagtgatccgttgcAAATGAATAGACCagctgttgataaaatcagaaaacatggagcTGAAAAGTTTAAAGCCACTAATGATGATGACgctgagcgggctgagttctggcttgataccatctgtgtgtttgatgagttgtcctgcactccagatgaatgtttaaaatatgCTATATCCCTACTTCAAGACACAACATACCACTgatggaataccctagtatcagtagtTACGAGAGAgcaggtgacctgggaattctttcagactgagttccgtaagaaatatatcagtcagagatttattgaccagaagcgtaaagaatttctggagctaAAACAGGGTAGGATGACAGTGACGGAATACGAACGGAAGTTCCTGAGAGTCAATCGGTATGCctgagagtgtgtttctactaaagccataatgtgtaaaagatttgaagatgggctgaagaaagatatcaaactgttagttggcatacttgagataaaagagtttgtggtactggttgagcgagcctgcaaagcttgaaaagctgactttgaagctagagatgcacgtAAAAGAACATCCGGTAAGTCATTCCAGTCAGCATcgaagaagtttcgagatgattttagccattcTAAAGCCATATCAGGTTACTCCAGACGGGATCAGAATAGACCACtagtgagctcgagagctacctcagtagcgagTATGAGTAAtgtcaaatcaaatcaacccaagTGTAAGCactgtggtaaacgacatcctggCAGTTGCAGGTTGCGTGATTGGGCCTGTTTTAAATACGGATCGATAGATCATTATAGTCGAGATTGCCCAATGTTAACTGAGGAAAATCCAGTACAGAATACAAGATCGAGTAAcactgcagctagaggtagaccacccagaaatgctGGTAAtatgagtggcagtcagagagggactaaagatataggttaggggtgttacaccttaccCGACAAGATGTGTCCTAAGAATCTGacctctcagagccaaaactcacttttactaaatttggcatacaactgcttatctcttaaagtctaaaatacagttctcaaatgctccacgTGCTCACTTTTATtacgagaataaattaatatatcgtcaataaaaacaacaacaaacttatccaagtacggtcgaaaaatatgattcattaaatccattaaCATGGCGGGAGCATTTTTTagaccaaagggcatgacaaggaactcataatgcccattcCTCATCCGAAACGTGGTTTTcagtacatcttgctccttaactctAAGCTGGTAATAATCggaccttaagtctatcttagaaaacactatggctcctttcaattggtcaaacagatcatcgatccttggcaaaggatacttgttcttcacagtcaccttATTGAGAGCTATCTGTAGTCTATAGATAatctcatcgacccgtctttctttttcataaaaagtACCGGAACACTGCACGAACAAttactcggtctcacaaaacccttattcgttaactcttgtagctgagccttcaactcttttaactccaaCGGTGCAATCCTATACCGGGCAATCGATATAGGCATAGTACCAAGGACTATCTCGATACCAAACTTGACTTCCCTAGTTGGAGGCAGTCCGGGCAACTCCTCCGGAAACACATTCAAAAACTCACATACCGctggtactgactcaatctttacTTTCAACActtgggtattcaacacaaatgcGAGATAAGATTCATACACTTTTCTTATATATTTCTCAGTcgtcatagaagaaatcactacaggTAAGCTATCCAGTTCACCTGATTCAACCTAAACAATATCCCCGTTTTCGCATTTCAGTTCAATGCATTTCTTTACACAGTTTACTATAACATCATGTGTagacaaccaatccataccaagtataacgccaaattcatcaaaaggcaatagcatgaggttagccggaaaaaatgacctctaattgtcaagggATAGTTTCTACATTCTTGGTCAACTAATACgtacttgcctaatgggtttgacaccttTACCACAAATTATGTAGACTCGATAGACATATTCAggctagacaccagtttcacacAAGCATACGAATAGGTAGACCTCGGATAAATCAAAGTAACAAtagaaatatcatgaagagaaaaggTACTCGTAATCACATCCAGTGACGATGCCTCTTCGCAAGTGCGAATGGCATAAGTCTTCATAGAAGCTCGACCCTCGGACCTCACAGTGGAATCTTTGGGCTCATCTCGGTTGCTAGACTTACTACCCAGACTCTTCTGTGGTCTACCCATCGAAAAGGCCTTACTCCCTCTCACATCTTGCTTTTTTCCTTTCTCATCCATTTAAGGATAGTTTCGGATGAAATGGTTTAGTAAACTGCACTTGAAACAAACTTTATCATTTCCTCGACACTCACCGAAATGACACTTACTACACTGTGAACACTCCAGTCTGTTCGATCAAGCACTATCGACACTCACGATAAAAGTGGTTTGAGTTTTAGACACTGTATACTGTTTATCTTATTTTTGTTCGAGAATCCAACTGAAGCATTGGATCGAGTAGTAAATTCTCTCGATTTCTTAGACGATGAGTGAAATGATTTCCCCATTGATCTTTTCCTTGAGTCACGAGACTCAATATcagtttttctcttctctttggctaATTCTTAggccttgcaagctctctcaacaagTACCATAAACTGCTTTAATTCTAGAATACCAACTAATAGTAAAACGTCTTCATTTAATCCATcatcaaacctcttacacatgatgTCTTCGGCAGATACGCAGTCCCTAGCGTATTTGCTGAGCCTCACAAACTTACACTCATACTCTATTACTGTCATTTGGCCTTactttaattcaagaaattcttcttttttctggtctataaatctctggctaatatactttttacgAAACCCTTCCTGGAAAAGTCCCAAGTTACCCTCTCCTTCAATACGACCGATATGAGCATTTTCCACTAGTGATAAGCTGAGTTTTTTAAGAGTGACACCACACATTTCATGCACTCCTCATGGGTGCACGACAGCTCATtgaataccctgatggtattttcaagccagaattctgccctttctgggtcatcatcaatattgGCTCGAAATTCCTCGCCGCCTTGCTTTcaaattctatcaactggaggcttTTCCCTTCTAATCATTTCCACCACTTAGGGAGCTATAGGGGTAGGTTGAGGGATTGAAGGGGCTGGAGGAGGTAGAGTGTTCGGGTTTACACGAACAAACTCTGAATACCATGTGTTAATCACGTGGAGGTAGGCTTCTGTAGCCCTCTGCCGTGACTAAATGTCACGGGCCCACTTTTAACTGGCACGGTCCCTTCAGCGAAAGttggtgcattactttctacatcatctaccACTGCTCcgtcgagatccatttactatatgaaaacacaatttagaTTCGTCAGGAGTAGTCACACTGTCACAatgtatttatggcatgtatagctagactcgtacactcACTGTGTTAGTCTGAAAttcaactaaatcgtagctctaaaaccactaaatgtaacacccctaacccgagtTCAACGCTAGAATAGGATATGAGGTGTTACTGGACTTGAACACATACATACAAACATTTTTGGGTCACAAAAATTCGCacaaattttaaaacttgcaAACTTCCCCTTGATCCTAATAtagacctacgaggcccaaaacacgctTTGGAAATAGTTCGGGAATAAACTAaacactttagaaaactttgtaaaattttgaaGCAGGTAGGGGCACACGTCCATGTatcttcttaacatggccatgttgaaggcccgtgtggctcacacggcctgaacatatctggacacgcccgtgtccctagcccgtgcaaATTTAATTCTCAATTCAAACCTACAGCGATTTTTACACGACTTGGCACATGTCCGTGTCCCTCACACCaccatgacacgcctgtgtcttagagcttgtacaaaaaccttgacattatGTTTCGGACATTAGCAACTCTTTAGGGTCACATAGCCATGGTACATgcctgtgtactaggccgtgtcctctacatgGTTGTGATACATGGCTGTGTCACCGCTCGTGTGGTTATtactgggcattttgttttgcCAAATTGAGGTGTAGCGGACACACGGCCTGACTACACACCCATGccgtagaccgtgtgtcacacacggcctagacacatgcccgtgtggacaaaaacaaggttaTCTACCAAGcatttttgccacccttacttgcaccaaccttcacaacatcaaacatctccAAACCAGGCATAAACACACATAACCAAaaaaaccacaaccaaacatcCACATCCATGAGAATTTTCATCAAGTGCATTTAATagtaatcaatattagccaacatcaatggcctatacaaaatgaatatcacatccatatgagccaacacttgtggctaaactaacatgaCACCGCACAAAAAaaacaagtccctatacatgccacacttaaaacatttaaactagatataccaaaagcttcaggtgatagtctgatagatgcctccgacgtcccttgATTCCCAATACTAGCttggcagcactataagaaaatggaaaagtgagggaataagcataaagcttagtaagttacaagtaAATAATTAACATTAGTTTATCCAAATAACACCATACTCATAATATATCATACACTTGTGCAAGTTTCTTGATGACTatagacataacttactcatttctTCCTTACTATTCATATACATAACCCGAGCTCATTCTCATAAGTTTCgtgtaggtacctgtaccacttgcaACACAATTataacttttctcaatcatgatataatctttaaattatgctttGAACCGATTGGAAAAAATAAATGGATATCCGATAAGCTTGATCGCGTTGATTTCGTGATagggtttaaatttttgtgattaatcattcttgaaactaactattatcgcgatgtaggcaagtgtacctatcgaatagtggtatagttttagcaagaccagattgtcgaacctaaaagaactaaaagtactagtaatgattgtctttttattatctagcctatgaataaagaggttttgtttttaactaactaattatctaaactaagaactcacagagaatagaattggggaattacttttgggagaattattgaattaagaaaatacctaaggaaaaatccacctcgactgcacttgttattctggctccgaatcagatgatttattcatttaacttgttcgtagagatccctaagttatgttattacccctattcaagactaataacgtctaatccctagattgaataattgagacctttctctaattaacaccttagggttgcattaactcgatctatggatccccttattaagtttcaccctaatccggcaaaatcttgtcaccctatgtctaggcgtgcaaacaactctgcttaattatgaccaatgtacttttagacagggtctattcctcctctgaataagagcttagcttgaatcagtatcctacgatatcaaaataagaattaagaacacataattaagaacatgtcaaatatttatcatacaattcagaaaataataacaagattcgtcttaggtttcattccccttaggtatttaggggatttagttcataactagataagaaacatctcagaataataaagaatacaaaacataaagaaaaccaaaaactcctgaaggggaaattgaggagagatcttcagtcttgatgatgaatccagcttctgagatgaatcaatcggcttccttggagtaattccttactccctatccTGTATGTctcattttcttcctcctctagggtgtatttataggctttgtagtg carries:
- the LOC107894494 gene encoding uncharacterized protein isoform X1; protein product: MGASTDSALDLDEQISQLMQCKPLSKQQVRALCDKAKEILMEESNVQDWTGLNFQEVMDEAEKIRVTVHTLAFYSSILDSLAVELKASKDFSKLYASIAILWLHLSLNQPSVVYCFFFFLIFFL
- the LOC107894494 gene encoding uncharacterized protein isoform X2, whose protein sequence is MQCKPLSKQQVRALCDKAKEILMEESNVQDWTGLNFQEVMDEAEKIRVTVHTLAFYSSILDSLAVELKASKDFSKLYASIAILWLHLSLNQPSVVYCFFFFLIFFL